Genomic segment of Populus nigra chromosome 14, ddPopNigr1.1, whole genome shotgun sequence:
GCCGCACATCAACCAGAAAATGATGAAGGAATCTCACACAAAAAAGGggaatctgaaaaaaaatactagaaaaaaaaaccattttctcTCAACACaaagatacaaataaaaaaacactagccTCTATTTTTACAACACTGGTCACCCCTTAACAACCTCAATAAACACCATCCACAACAGTGTTACCCCTCAACCATTGTTAATAAGACTTTCAAACACCACCAATTGTTCCCCTCTTCCTCTCGGTTCGACTCACTAGCCACTAATCAACCATCATCATTGACAATCGatacctttttcttcttcattgttGTAAATAGCTCCtctcttaattttgttttaccAAAATCAGCCCCTCTAACTGATGCCTTAACATTACTTCTCCAACCTAGATCTACTCTCATGACAACCATCTCTCTCCAATAACGTCACGCCTAGTAGCTCCACACTATGAGCCACCATATCCTTAGTCGGCTTGAGTAGCTCCTTCATCAGCTCTCGTAGCCTTTCTTTATCATTGGTTAGCTTTTCTCATGACTTTTCTCTACACCAGTCTCGCATACAACAATTCCTCCACATCTCAACCGACATTGCTATAGCTCCTCCTCAAATAGAGAATAGACAAGGAAACACAACCTCCACTGTGGTGAAAACCAGTAGAGAGAGGGAgctaaaagaatgaaaaaggaggagagagaaagtcaaAACTAGAGGTGTCCAAATCTCCTGCCTCGAGTAGCATTGAGTGTCACCGCTAGTTTATGAGCGAATAAGAGATATAGGAGCACCGGATCCACCAGCCTACTCCGTTCAAACAATAGCGGCAGTGGTGGTAGCGTGTGAATACATACGTCGCCATTGTTCCAGCAGTCTTTCGAACTTGATTTTTGTTACTgcctaatttttgacccatgtattgataaattttcagaaaaatccaaaaatagcaaaaaaacattgaaaatccaaaaaaatacgtttttaatatatttgcattgtttttagcattttcagcatcgtctcaaaagaatttaaattttcaaaggtctttcaaacgcgttcaacttttaacgcgttatttttaaaatcattgattttcttcattgagtcgacgttgatattgctcgttttcaaaaaatacaaaaaaattaagaaaaatcaaatttacaaaaaagaaagaaagttgagagatcaattttgagatccatgcaacattttacctataaatactggtccacaactcaaacactagagggggggcaattttgataTTTGAGGAGAGAgacaacacaaaaacaaaaccctaaatctATCTCTTCTCCAAGCCGCCGTCTGGCCACCCCCCCACCCCCCTTTGGTTTTTTATCTTCCCCTCAGCAGCCAGCAACAAGGGACAGCCCCCTCTCTTGCAAAGCCAAACCGAGGCAGCCCCCTCCCTTTCCTCTCATTCTCTTCCAACAGCCCCAAAAACACtatcccctctccctctcatcaacacaAAGCCAGCGGCAGATCTTCCCTCACTAATCAGTCTCTCAGCCGGCCCTCAGCCCTCACCTCACCTTACCTCAACCGGACAGCCTCTCCTCTTTTCCAGCCATTGCCGCTCACTCTTCATCACAGCCGTTTCCTTCCACTACAGTAGCAGCCGAGCAACACCCCCACGGACCCAGATCGGTCCGCCGCTCCTTCCTTCTCTGCTCCTCCAGCCGCTCAGAGCAGTCCACCAGCCGACCACCACACTGACACCCACAAATCTTTCCACCACTGCCATCACAGGCCGCTACCACCAACAGGGGTGAAGACCGTTCAGCAGCGACGGCCTCCACAGAAGCAAGCTACCGCCTCCGCCTGCTTCCTCCAACCAGCCCGAACACAGCGGCGCTCACAAACCTAGATTTGTCCGCTGTCTTCCTCCAGCTCCTGCACAGGGCCGTCGCCGCCCAACCGCCAGACCTGCCACCGGTTGAAGGAGGAAAGAACGGACGCCacgaagaagaaagaagacagaAGAGAATAGATCTAAAAAAGGGAAAGGAGAACAGAAGCGAAACCGATCTaaacaaagattaaaatcaACTGGTTTGGGTGTTTTACTCTTTTGCAGGTGATGAAGACCCTCACCGCCGGCATGGAAGGGAAGAGGAGATGAAACTGAGCCAGATCCGCCCGGCTTCCAAGTTTTTATGCGGCGGCGCATGAACCCATGCGCCGCCAGTGCCGGTGGCGCGTGGGAAGACACGCCACCACTGTTCATGCTGTTCCAGAAGGGCTTCCCAGCACTGTTATGGATTTTTGAGgggttattttgtaatttttagattgattaatgtaatatttgtttagtttgaatttttatttgtatgttgTGAATTTGGATGtaacaaaagaaaggaaaagaaaagaaacaaaaatatagtaAGAGTgaatgtgtgtttgtatttgttttattttttatatatatttttttatgatgaaattgcaaagattaaagaagaatttaatattttgattggatcacggtcaagaattattaacttatacgtaagttgtatttctaatatccgatgaaaaaaataattattaaaacttctttaaacacatcaaattcaCGAAGcaacttacctcaggtagggtgcgttaggggtgctaataccttccctaaccacaaccagtcctttacccgtgaatctctgacaagaccagtacatccggtttcctagtagccttcaataaattactaggtggcgactccaacgaatcAAGTCAAGCAAACGCAATAACAACagaaaaatcgccagccgacgccgcTCGGATTTTTTTACGTGCGACAATTTTAATGGATCCTAGACACACCAAACACCTTGAAAGGTCGATTCATAACCTGAAATAATTTTGTGGACAAATTGCTATAATGTTGTGATATTTGGGACCAAATCTCTTTGTATTTCTAACTTCAACTCCTTTGCGGCACATAAGTTGCGAATAAGCTTACTTTCTTCTAATATCTTTTTAAGTCAAGATTTTTTAGACCAATTTCTTAATCTAGTAAACCAAAATCTGTTCATCATAGCAAACTTGTCATGGTAGGCTGATAGAATTTAGAAACAccataaaatcataataaccaCAAACAGAAAATAATGTAATTTACCTCAAGTAACGCATACTAGGAGTGCTAATTAATATCTTTCATTTACGTAACCAATCTCTTCCCTAAAATCTctaaagaccagttaggttttttAGTAACCATAACAATAAACGATGACTCCTTATCCAAACAAAGACCTCTCAACCCGCCCAGGAAAGGTGGACGTGATGTCATACTCTCACGAGGGGGTACGACACCTTGTTATCTTGtgcaaaaaatatcaaactaacAAGTAGTGCAAGTGGAAACTTTTCATAGTAATATTGCTAAACATGtagctttttattaaaaattaatataaaattattttcagggtttcattcaataattaaatttttttagttaaaatgatttttttatataatataatattattgatttgcAAAGAACCACAAATTCAAACCTCATCAccctttattaaataaaaattaaacatctcGTAGTGATgaatctatataaatttttacttaaaatgatatattagaaaataatataaaatctcttttaaatcTCTTTCAATatgtaagttttttaattgagataatatttttaatttttttttccgaaaACATGAGCCCTTGCTATTTTGAACAATGAAGAAGCATAATAACAAAACTTTAATTGATAAGCATcattattaagagaaaaaattatttgagttcTGGTAATTATTAGTCCATTCTATGTTCTATAAATGTAATTTGCTGTAATAACAAGTGAAATCATTATCAATCCTTGACCAAAAAGAGCACAACAATATATTGTCCCCTTTTACGGTTTTTGAGTTACACGAGTAAAAGGAGCCAGTACTGACCAATTCCTTGCCTTGTTCCCACTGTCAAATCCTGATTCCAGGAATGATAATTCTATCTTATTTTGCTCAAAATGTCTCCATAGGAATGGAATGAAGGTGCCATTAGACTGCAAGTGCCACTGCTGCCAACACAAAGCTACATCACTAAATAACAAAGATTGCTACTGAAGTATCCTGAGTACTTAATTAGCCTGGACAGCAAAGATATACGTCTAAAACTAACAGCACAGACGGATTAGTTGATCTCATATGAATGACAACTCTGCAATAATCCACACGTGAGTTACCTTTGCCATGAGTACGTATATGCTAGTAAGAAATTAAGAGGTTGATCATGAGATGAAGAGAAAAGGTGGGAGATAATTAATCGAGAAAATTTACTTCGCTTGCTGCACTAAATATGTGTTGCGAAAGCTAGCTAGGTGGTCAAATTCATGATTCGATGCCCTCTGTGGTCGCCatacatatatgtatatatcaaCTTTTCCTAAAAGTAGAAAAGAGATACTGCAAAGTTAAGGAGCAGAAGACCCACTAATTTCTTCTCAAAACAAAACACCTCTCAGTgtcaatccaaaaacaaaactccAAAAGAAACATACAGTAACCCATCACTCCAATTATTTCAAACCCCACACACACCCTTTCTTTCTACACATCCCATGACTCAATCCAAATAAATCCCTCCCTTCCCTCTCGTTCCCCAGAGCAAGAAGTTCTGCTAGCTACCaaccaaaacattaaaaacatgcCAGCCTCTCAAGCACTACTTGTCTTGGTAGTGGTAATGTTATTACAGCTTGCAATGAGCACCACCGCCACCAAAACCTCCACCAGCACCTCTACCGCTACCACTCATCATGACAACATTTCCAAAGCTAAAACCAAAACCACTTTATACCCTGATTTTCAACTCTTGAACGTGAAACAAGCATTAACAGAAACAAAAACTAGGCCCATAAAACCATCCCAGTATCAAGAACTATTCAAGACGAATCCAAATGATAGCGAAAGTGGGGGAAAGCAGAAACTGAAACTTGTCCACAGAGACAAGGTATCTTTCAGCAACAAGTTACATAACCATAGCCACGTTTTTCATGCACGCATGCATAGAGACGTGAAGAGGGTGGCTAGCCTTATACACCGCCTTTCAAGTGGCAGCGCCGCCAAGTATGAGGTAGAAAATTTTGGGTCAGATGTGGTGTCAGGCATGAACCAAGGTAGTGGAGAATATTTTGTTAGGATAGGACTTGGTAGTCCGCCGAGAAGTCAATACATGGTTATTGATTCGGGCAGTGATATTGTTTGGGTTCAATGTAAACCCTGCACCCAATGTTATCATCAAACCGACCCGCTATTTGACCCGGCAGACTCAGCATCATTTATGGGGGTGCCTTGTAGCTCGGCAGTTTGTGATCGGGTGGAGAATGCGGGTTGTAATTCGGGTCGGTGTCGCTACGAGGTATCATATGGTGATGGATCGTATACAAAAGGGACTCTTGCCCTCGAAACACTTACATTTGGACGAACCGTGGTTCGAAATGTGGCTATCGGATGCGGGCATAGTAATCGGGGCATGTTTGTTGGTGCTGCCGGCTTATTGGGACTTGGAGGTGGATCCATGTCATTTATGGGTCAATTGAGTGGTCAGACCGGGAATGCATTTAGTTATTGTTTAGTGAGTAGGGGGACTAATACAAATGGATTTTTGGAATTCGGGTCTGAAGCAATGCCCGTGGGAGCTGCATGGATCCCCTTGGTTCGAAACCCGCGGGCACCGAGTTTTTACTATATCAGACTTTTGGGTCTCGGAGTTGGAGACACGAGGGTGCCTATATCTGAAGATGTATTCCAATTAAATGAACTGGGAAGTGGAGGTGTTGTTATGGACACTGGGACGGCTGTGACTCGGTTCCCTACGGTGGCTTACGAAGCGTTTCGTAATGCCTTTATTGAGCAAACCCAAAACCTTCCCCGGGCTTCTGGAGTATCCATATTTGATACTTGTTATAACCTAATCGGGTTTCTGTCAGTTCGGGTACCGACTGTTTCATTTTACTTCTCAGGCGGGCCAATCCTAACCATTCCAGCAAATAACTTCTTAATTCCAGTGGATGATGCAGGaaccttttgttttgcatttgcTCCTTCCCCATCAGGGCTTTCCATCCTCGGAAACATTCAACAAGAAGGGATTCAAATTTCTGTTGACGAAGCTAATGAATTCGTAGGCTTTGGCCCCAATATTTGCTGAGTAGGAATTTTGCTAGTCTTAATTATAGTTACGAAGATATTTATTATGTGTAAGAAGTATTATAGTATACACATAGTTAAGAAGGGGTATGTGTTAATATCCTGTGATGTTTGTCCTAGTAttgaagtgttattatatatagtaTATGGAACTAGAGCTGTGCTTTTCTCCTTGTGAAGAAGTGTGCACAGATCAATGTAATTAATGGTTGATAAAGATTATGCAAAAGAGGTGATTATGATTAAACAAAAGATCAGAGTTTAATAGTCAAACATTCCCAGCTGAAATTCTCCAATGGTCAAAAGCATGATCACCAGAAAAGATAATTTGCATGGGTATTAGGCCACCCATGGTAGGATCCAAGAGGCTCCTTTTACACCCATTTTAGCATACCAGACGCAATTCAGTCTCCAATAGTGGGTGGAACTGACCCCAACACTGATTTTTGCTCATTGCCTACCACCTTTATTTCCCGTCTTCATAGTACAGAGAGATTCCTCTCCCTTTCTCATCCACAAGTCTATGGCAGTACTGTTAAAATCATGAGGGAGGGGAGCCACCACCAAGGTGGGCATGTGAACGCATCACTAGGAGAGCTTTGGTCTGCCTGGTGTAACCTAAGTTGGAGTGCATTCAAGCAAGGACTTTTACAAAGGTGTTGgctttttccttcttttgatATGTTTGGGAGCATGACAATTGCTTTAGTCCCTTTTCATGTTAGATTAAGGATCAGAACAACTCAATCTGACTACATCCCATTTCCCATTTCCCATTTCCCATTTCCCATTTCCCATTTCTGATCTAACTAACAGATGCTAGCTAGATCGATGTCATTTTATGAGTGCTAAATACTATTGCTTTCTCTGATAACCCTCCTAGGGCTTTGCAAACACTTTAGAGGCCCACAAAAGTGAGAGTTTGTTGTGGTGAAATTGGTGAAAGTGAAAAGGAATCAATAAAAGCAATCTAAGATTTGCACAGAAATTAGGATCGTTGAGGATATACTTCAAATTTCTTTCTGGACTTCTGGTAAAAACCTCCACCTTATTGCCAGAACATTGCTTGACCGAGTGTGGCTTAACTTGTCAGTACATGTCTTGACTAAGATTTTGCCTTTTCCTTCAATGTATATCTGTACAGTCTTCAGAACATTTTGCAAACATCAATCCCTCAATTTGTGATTCTACGCAGTCCAACTTGCAACCATTCTTATGATTCATGCTAAATTTTCTATTTCTCACCGCCAAAATGTTTAAGTTTACCTACAGAGTATTATGTCGGTATTTATACTTTTAGTCCATCAACATGAATTTTACCGATAAGATCACGAACAAAAATATTTCGTTCTAAAACTATAATTGGTGATTTGTGGTTTGTTAACGAGAATCATTGATGAATCCTGATGAAAACAGTGAGTCAAATTCAACCAGTATTGTACATTCTGCAACTCACAGATCGATGCAGTGGTTATGGGAACAAGCAAAAGCCAAAGTGAACATGTTTGAACCAATCtgattttccatttaaattATTACACCAAACAGCTTCATGACAGGTCAAAGAAACAAGAAGGCAGCAAGGCTAAGAAAGGATCCAAGAAAAAACAGCTCATCGATCCTTGTACAAATCCCAATTTTAACTATTATAATCAATCATTATTTCCTTCTCTTATtagatttcaattttttcaataaactaacaaaaaaaaaaaggaagctttcagttaattactattttgcatgtgatggttttttttccttcaaaaaaataaatgaagctTAAAAGGGACAAACAAAAGCAACTGCACAAAGGTTAGATAGGTTAGATAGATAAAATTCCATCCAATTAGCTTGCTTTTCTGCCATTCCCATGGGACCGATATTCATCCAAAGTAGATAGAAAATATTCTTAGTCATCTTACAAGACAACCTTTCTTAGTCCTCCATCTCCCTTCAACTAAACTAGAATATCTACAGATGTTTGAACTAACTAGAAAATCTATGAACTTTGATCACACattgtaaattttcttttagtcaattaatttatgtatttttttaatgataccaactaaatcttaataatattattcCTCAATTACTAAAAAAGGAGAAGGTGGCCATGATGATCATGTTCAAGGTCAAGCCAGTACTCTTCATCCACTTTTTCCAACCTTCAACCAaccattaattattaaattgtaaggagttttctcttcttttttgagCTCCGATTCATATTCAACGATGCAAGAAATGCAGGCACTGGTTAATTTCCTACATGTCCTTAACTGTTCACGCATAATCTTGCacagaaacaaagaaaatccgCTGTCCCCCCTGCGAGTCAGTGTTTACAGCTAGTGGCAGGTTCGTAAATATAAACGGAATATTAGACATTCTTTAGTATAAAATGCCGAAGCAAACGACGCCATTTTGATTTCAGTTTCAGAACGATGGACATCCTCCCTGATCACAAGAATGCCAAACAAACGAAGTGTCGTTTTGGACCTCGTAACAAAATTGATTACAATTTCAGGGCATGACGTTCATCAAAATTTCCAATTGAATCcttgtaccttttttttttgccttggatcttttacttttaaaaaatgatcaaccagattattatttttttgaaaaataaatatcttcatATATGTATATGAAAGGATCGTGATGTAGTTTCGATAATAATATAGTagtttcaataataatataaagaaatatataattattatagctATTAGACTAGATAGGTGTCTTGAGTTATAATGGGAGCcgagttaaattttttataatataaaagcaTATTGTTTAGGCGActccaatatttaaaaaaaaaaagaagaaaaatttaaaatctgagttaattattaatttgaatgggttcaataaactcaattaatttaataatataatgaaaaaactttaaaaatatagttataaaaCCTGACTCAATAGTTAGTTTAATAGAGAATGGATGAGGAGTTATTTTGTTCGACATGAAATAGGTTTAGGAtacaattgataaaattaaaatatttaagactTAATTGAGACTGGAGTCGTACGTTTGGGACCAAACCatgcatttaatttattgaacaaAATTCTGGCTCTAAGAAGCGACGGCGTATTTGCTCTATCTGGTCCCATTTTTCCTCATTACGAATCAGCGAGGAGAGAGCTAAGAACCGTGCTGTCGTTTAAATCCTTCACGATCACGACGTCGTTTCTGCTTCAATGGAAGCCTCAGAAACTAACACAGCCACCACATCGACCGCCAATCCAAACCCTAACAACACTAACTGAATACTATCGTCAACACCAGTGTGGTCAACAATCGATGGACCACTAGGTCTAATAGAAGACGAATCGTTAACCTACGCACGTAGATTTTACAAATTCGGATTCGCATTCTTGCCTTGGCTTTGGGCCGTCAGTTACTTCTGCTTCTGGCCTGTTCTCTTCGATTGTCGCACTTTCCCTCGCATTCGTCCTTGtaggtaaaaaaaattccaaatctCGCAACATTGTAAATGATTTGGATTGTTTCACTTGAAATTTGTATGCCGAGATCGAATTGATTACTTCTTTGCAAGCTTCCATTTTGTTGGTTAGTTTAATGAATAGTTGCTGTCTTTCTTGGATTACAGAGTGTAAACATTGCCTATATTATGTATGAGTAGTGTGTGTTTTGAGCGAGTGAGGTATGTGGCTCAAGTGGTATTGTTCTGCCTTCCTTGCAACGTTTAGGGAAAACAGTGTTCCTTACTGAGTCATTTGCTCTTGATATTGTTTcactttgttagttttttttcttattgcaaAAAAAGGGGATTGTGTTATCTTATTTGGGGCTGGTTGACGTTAGGGGAACCtctggcaagaaaaaaaaaattgataggcGAAAAGAATGCCATCAAACTCATCTGTTTTGTAGCAATGACCTATAATGTAGTTAATGCTCTCATGAACTTACCATTGAAGCATGAACTTAACTTCTTTCTGTGGAGGTTGGTTTTGGCTGTTGATTATGTTCTTAGATCAGCTAGCAGTTGGGTTCACAGTATTTACAACTCTTCTTCTTTCGTGGGCCTAACATTTTCCATTGGAGGGGAGCAACTCTTTGGCCTTGGCTGGGATAAACTACGAATGTACAATGTTGCTGATAGATTAGGCTTGACAGGTTGGATTTAGTCATATGCTCCTGCATGACAGTCTCAATGTTCGTTCCTTATACCCTTTCGACTGTGGGGGCGTGTAGAAGAACAAGTCAATGAGACCTTTTCAAATCCAGCAGCGGACTCCTGAAACAAAGGAGATAAAGATAAcaagttttcaatttcaaatgtaTATCATGTAAAGGCTAACTAATAGGATGTTTGTTGCATTTCTGCTCTACCTCTGTCAAACTGAAAGTCTTTTTAAAGACACCTTGAATGCATACAAAATAGTTGCAGAAGAATAAACAAAAGACCCTTTAAACTCTCTCTCCAGTCTCTTTGAGTTTCTATATGACACTATTCAGCTATCATttagttccttttcttttcctttcctataTTAGCATTGTTGTCGGGTTTTGAACACATTCCTGTACATTCTGTCATTGGAGCAACTTAAATTGCCGTGTCTTTTTCAGCTACACTGTCTGTGTTGAAGTATTTATCCCCCGAAGTAAATGAAAGAAGATTTATGGTGAGCCTCATATCCTATGCTTGTTTTTTAGAATAAGGTATATGTTTAGTTTCGACTTCCCCTGTTATGTTTTTTCCTACAAGAAGCATCTGGACTGTTTATGTCTGCAATTTTTGAAGTCCCTAGCCCTTACACTGCGATGGCAGTAATTACTTAGATAATAACTTAAGCTGTCATTAGTTGTCTGGTTCGGAGTTGTTGATTGGTTTGATTGATTCAAGAAAGCTACAGAGATTCTTGATTTGCATGCTGTTTAATTCATAGTCCCATAAAACACAGGTGTTAAGCATAATAAGGTTTAAGCTAGATGCTCAACTACAAGCCTACCATCACCCTTGGTTTAGCAATATCGTGGAGATCTTTGGACGGTTAAATTTCAAGATGTCCTTGAAGATAATGGGCATGTAAGGTCTTTAGGATGTCCGGCCTTCATTAGTCAATGGGCCTCGTGTTACTAAAGTTGGCATATATGCCAGTTGGGTACTCATGATTCGGAACTTCACATTATCCATATTTATATTCGAATCCAAAACGATTAGATAAATCCAATTCATTACATGGCATTGGCAGGTAtggattttaaatatttgaaccTGATCTTATCAAATTTTTGGATAAAATAGTTACCAAGTTTTGCAAAAATAACTCCTAATCTCAATGCATACTTTAAATAACTCtaataagaaaatcattttgcaaattatataatcaatttgattaattttaatcgAAACTGCCCAACAAAATTCATAAAActgttcaatttgattgattttaggttatttttactGATATtccaaataattcaattaattttctcaCCCTTGCTTTAGCTTCAGCAGATGAAGCACCACCAAGATCGCCCATATGAATCGATCTCACTGATCATGCTAGCAACAACAAAACCTTTCTCTTCATTCAATATCCTCACATGTTCAGTTACTCTTTTATGCCACTCACACATCCTATATATGACACATGCTAATTTGTGCAACATTCATGCCATCAAAGAACCTCCAATTCCTCAAATCCACAAGTCGCCGGTCGGATGGGCACACCTGTGATATGGATCATGGATGTATCCATATACATATATCAAGTTTCAGGTGgtatagaataatatttattatttataactttGGTGGCTTTTGGGGGTTTTATTATCCAAATTTGATCTAAACAATAActatttatagaatatttaatttatttgggtCGGTTTGGATGATGCATCATCAAGCATTGATGTAATTGTCATCCTAACGATAACAAATGGATGGGGAAGTGTTTATAAAAGACGAAACCTCCCATTGATATGGTGAACGACTTTCATAGGTGTTCTTCTATGTTGTTAAACACTAAGCTTGCATGTCTTCCCTTCAGAGTTGGGATTCATAAATTCAGACTCCCCATTTGGGATGTATTCTACTTATCAGTTTGCAAGAAAAGGGAAGAGGAGTTAGCTAGCTAGCCACCTAATCCCCGTCACCTGATTCTTGCAAAACCTTGAAGACGGGAAGCAGCACTACCAGCAGCCACCAACGTTTTTAAGCATCCAAACACAAAACCCATAAGCAATGAACATATGAATTCTCACGATTCCTTGTGACTTAATACTCTTGTTACAGCCCCATCGAGTCTCATATTTAAAATAGCATGTTTTGTgctatgaaaattgaaaaaaagaaacagaataaTGTAGCTCAATTGATCGGGTAATTTTGGGTTTGTTTTCTAGAAGTTATTagcttgatttttataaatctcAGGGTTATTGAAAACTTACCTAGCCATAACTTCAGGGTTTCTGGGAATAGTTAAGGTGTGCGTAAACTGACCCAAACacctatattaattaaaaaaaataaaggaatgcAATTGCACTTTAGCCCTTCAACTTTACTGGTTTTCTAAGCTGGATTGAAAATGCAGTTTATTTCAAAACGAATGATGAAAGGTTACTGTTAAGTTAACTTCTTGGACTTGGAAACAAGAGTTTTTACAACGGGAATAACTAATTGTGGACATGAGTTATAAAGAAGTGAGAAAAAGTAGGAGTAGCTCTGCTGTCATTTTCTATTTAGAGCCGAAGTATGTGTCTTAATGACTTGAGGTACAATGAAACAATTGTGCAAGTTAATTTGTTACCAAATGTGaataaacaaattgaaagaGACAGCCCCAGAAGACCCACCTACTGTACTTTGGGGTCGCTATCTTACGTAGTATTTTAGCAGGGATTAAATAGGGTTAGTTTTAGCTAGAAAGCATGTAGAGACTCAGAGAAATTGACATCAAACCTATCTTCCCTgtgttagtttttttgttttaatcattATCTTATGTTGGATCCCACTTCATAAAGTTAGGGTTTTTTCATGAAGCTAGCAGTTTTCTAATCATAGCATATACGGTACTTGTGGTGGTGTGGGACAACAGAGGATTTTAAGCAACATCAGGATGAAACATCACCGGATTCCGATGGGTTCGTAGGGATGATGGTTAATTCATCCAGATATATATTACTAACATCCTGTACTTGATTAAGTTTAAAACTCTACAAATTtgccataatttttttcacattttgttGGTGATCAGCAATGTTTTCAAGTATCTAtgcaaaaaattttattttcaaaattgtcaATGCTTGACACCTTCTcatgaagaatatatatatatatatatatatatatatatatatatatatatatatatatatatatatatatatatattaaggagTTAACTTTGAAAATATAGCTACTTTATCTCCTAGGTTCTATGCAAAATTGGCTTTCGGTTGAAACAACCAAATTTACGAACTTAAA
This window contains:
- the LOC133672459 gene encoding protein ASPARTIC PROTEASE IN GUARD CELL 2-like: MPASQALLVLVVVMLLQLAMSTTATKTSTSTSTATTHHDNISKAKTKTTLYPDFQLLNVKQALTETKTRPIKPSQYQELFKTNPNDSESGGKQKLKLVHRDKVSFSNKLHNHSHVFHARMHRDVKRVASLIHRLSSGSAAKYEVENFGSDVVSGMNQGSGEYFVRIGLGSPPRSQYMVIDSGSDIVWVQCKPCTQCYHQTDPLFDPADSASFMGVPCSSAVCDRVENAGCNSGRCRYEVSYGDGSYTKGTLALETLTFGRTVVRNVAIGCGHSNRGMFVGAAGLLGLGGGSMSFMGQLSGQTGNAFSYCLVSRGTNTNGFLEFGSEAMPVGAAWIPLVRNPRAPSFYYIRLLGLGVGDTRVPISEDVFQLNELGSGGVVMDTGTAVTRFPTVAYEAFRNAFIEQTQNLPRASGVSIFDTCYNLIGFLSVRVPTVSFYFSGGPILTIPANNFLIPVDDAGTFCFAFAPSPSGLSILGNIQQEGIQISVDEANEFVGFGPNIC